The Elusimicrobiota bacterium genomic sequence AACAGCAAGCATAGAAAGATGTATGGCAGCGGTACAGGAATTTACAGCAACAGCGAATCTGGTTTTTTTGTATTCCTTAAACATTTCTTCAAATTTCTGGACTTTGGGGCCTGTACCCAGCCAGCCACTCTTCATTGATGCAACAACCTCATCAATCTCAGGTTGCTCAATCAAAGGAGAGCCAAAAACTAAAAACTCTTGCCGTCTACAAAACACTGTTAAAAATCCTTTCTGTATCAGCCATAAACTTCTCATATCCGAACTCTTTTTCTATTTTTTTTCTGTTGGTTTCTGCTATATTTTTCATAAGTGACGGAGTTTCTAAAAATTTCAAGATTCTTTGTGCAAGTATTTCTGCATTGAAAGGCGGGACTAAAGCTGTTTCATCAAGTATCTCCGGTATGCAGCCTACAGAGGTTGCAATGACTACTTTCCCGCAAGCCATCCATTCAAGCAGCACCCTGCTTACCGCTTCACTCCCAGTTGATGTAACTACACCAAGTGAACATTCTGACATAAATTTGTAGACATCTTCTACATAGCCGAAAAATTCAACCGACTTTTCTATGCCAAGTTTTTCCGATAATTTTTTAAGTTCACTATATTTTATATTCTCTTCTTTACCTGCAATTAAAAATTTTGTATCGGGAATTTTCCTAAGAACAATTTTAGCGGCTTCTAAAAAATATCTATGTCCTTTCACAGGATCTAACCTTCCAACTATGCCAACAATAAACTCGTGAACTCGTGAATTCGTGAACTCGTGAACTGATGTATCTATACCCTGATAGATTGTTACAACTTTTTCGGGCTCAAGCCCGATTTCTAAATACTGTTTTCTTATAAACTCTGAAGCAGCAATAACTTTTTTTGTTTTTTTATACAAAAAACTTTTTTTCGGGTATAACGCATCTGATTTCGTTCTTATTATAGCAAATTTTTTAGCAGAAATGAGTAAAACCAAATATGCTAAAAAATGACATTTGCCTGTGTAGGCATTAACAATATCAATATTACACATTTGTATAAATTTTGCTAATTGAAAAACAGTATCAAAAACAAATGGATTTTTCCTTGAACAGATATTAATTGTTTCGAAACCTGCCTGTTGGGCAAGTTTATTGGGTAGTCCATTCTTCAAGCTTGCAAAGAATATCTTATGACCCTTTTTAGCAAGCCCTTTTGATAGTTCAATAGCATAACTTGTTATCCCGCTATTCCACGGGATATCAATTATTTGCAGAATTTTCATATTATTTTTTCACTATTTCTTATTATCACATTAGCGACAATGTGAATATCATATTAGCGATAATATGATAATACTATTGATATTTGTTATTTAACAATTTTACTGCTTCAAAAACATCATCCACAGAAATTTCTGTCATACATCTAAAATGCTTTTTAGGACATTTGTTCGGACCGTGTTTTCCACAAGGACGACAAGGCAAACTTTTTTCAACAATAACTGCTTTTTTTGAATATGGAAAAAAACCAAGTTGCTTAACTGTAGGCCCAAAAATAGCAACCGTTGGAACATTTAATCCTGCGGATATATGCATCGGTCCTGAATCGTTTGTTATAAAAACGCAGCATTTTTTTATAAGTGCTGTAAGTTGTTTAAGCGTTGTTTTGCCTGCAAGATTTATCGCCTTTGATTTCATATTTTTTTCAACTTCTGATGCAGTTTCAATATCGTAAGGTCCGCCAAAAATAACAACCTGTCCATCAAGTTGATTTACAATTTTATCAGAAAGTTCGGCATACCTCTCATGAAGCCATTTCTTTGTTGCCCATACACTGCCCGGATTTATTCCAAAAAATTTTTTATCTTTCAGTAAAATATCATCGGCAAATTTTTCATCTTTTTCATCAATATAAATTTCAGTCTTTGCTTCTTTTACCTCAATATTGAAATGTTTAAGTAAACTGAGATATCTTTCAAGTTGGTGTTTCCTTTTATCAAAGAAAACCCTGTCTGTAAAAAAAAATCTGCCCGCGCTGTTTGAAAATCCTATTCTTTCGGGAATATTCGCGAGATATGAAATTAAGCCGGATTTAAAAGATGGGTGTGGAATTATTGCAGTATCAAATTTTTTTTCTTTCAGTTTTTTCGCAAGTTTTACCAACTTAAAAAAACCTTTGTCCTTTCCTTTCTTGTCATAGATAATAATTTCGTCAATTGCCGGGTGTCCCTCCAATATGTTTTGTGTTGCTGGGATACAGAGTATACTTAAGTGTGCCTTAAGATATTTTTTTACTGATTGAATCAATGGCAATGTTAAAACAACATCACCTAAAAACGCCGTTTGTATTATCAATATTTTCATAAATTAACAAATTAATGAATTAATGAATTAATTAATAAGTTAACGCTGCTCGTCGGTTATAGATACTCTAAATGTGCACCTAACTAAGAAATAAGAATATCTGCTTTATTAGTGGTTTCATCAATTGCTTTTTTTAGTTCTTGCAATTTCACTTTTATATCTTCGGTTTCGTGAATATAAATTGGCTCGCCGTGACATATAACGATTTTGTTAAATGGATATGGGATATGGAATTCGTCCCAGTTTTTGATAATATATTTTCTTTTTGATGAACTGGCGAGCGGGATTATAGGCAATCCTGTTTTTTGTGCTGTAAGAATGACGCCTGGTTGAATTTCTCTTGCTGGACCTCGTGGCCCATCAGGTGTAAATGCAACCGAGAACCCATTTTTGGCTTTTCTTATTATTCCCACAAGCGCTTTTATTCCACCTTTTGAACTTGAACCGCGAACCGTACCAAATCCGAATCTTTTCGTAATCCTTGCGATGTATTCGCCATCTTTAGACTGACTCACAAGTATCTGTATATTTTTTTTTCTGTGCGACCAAACAAGCGGAATTTGTCTACCATGCCAGAACGCAAATATTACTGGTTTATTGTTTTTTGTTAACCAATCATACACAGAAGAATTTTTTACAATGATTTTTGATGTTCTGCCGACGAACCAGATATAAAAACTGCCGAGCCAAATTAAAAATTTATCAAAAAATAAATTCAATTCGTTCTACTCC encodes the following:
- the waaF gene encoding lipopolysaccharide heptosyltransferase II produces the protein MKILIIQTAFLGDVVLTLPLIQSVKKYLKAHLSILCIPATQNILEGHPAIDEIIIYDKKGKDKGFFKLVKLAKKLKEKKFDTAIIPHPSFKSGLISYLANIPERIGFSNSAGRFFFTDRVFFDKRKHQLERYLSLLKHFNIEVKEAKTEIYIDEKDEKFADDILLKDKKFFGINPGSVWATKKWLHERYAELSDKIVNQLDGQVVIFGGPYDIETASEVEKNMKSKAINLAGKTTLKQLTALIKKCCVFITNDSGPMHISAGLNVPTVAIFGPTVKQLGFFPYSKKAVIVEKSLPCRPCGKHGPNKCPKKHFRCMTEISVDDVFEAVKLLNNKYQ
- a CDS encoding lysophospholipid acyltransferase family protein, producing the protein MNLFFDKFLIWLGSFYIWFVGRTSKIIVKNSSVYDWLTKNNKPVIFAFWHGRQIPLVWSHRKKNIQILVSQSKDGEYIARITKRFGFGTVRGSSSKGGIKALVGIIRKAKNGFSVAFTPDGPRGPAREIQPGVILTAQKTGLPIIPLASSSKRKYIIKNWDEFHIPYPFNKIVICHGEPIYIHETEDIKVKLQELKKAIDETTNKADILIS
- a CDS encoding glycosyltransferase family 4 protein, which codes for MKILQIIDIPWNSGITSYAIELSKGLAKKGHKIFFASLKNGLPNKLAQQAGFETINICSRKNPFVFDTVFQLAKFIQMCNIDIVNAYTGKCHFLAYLVLLISAKKFAIIRTKSDALYPKKSFLYKKTKKVIAASEFIRKQYLEIGLEPEKVVTIYQGIDTSVHEFTNSRVHEFIVGIVGRLDPVKGHRYFLEAAKIVLRKIPDTKFLIAGKEENIKYSELKKLSEKLGIEKSVEFFGYVEDVYKFMSECSLGVVTSTGSEAVSRVLLEWMACGKVVIATSVGCIPEILDETALVPPFNAEILAQRILKFLETPSLMKNIAETNRKKIEKEFGYEKFMADTERIFNSVL